CAGGCGGCCGGGGTTTCCGGTATCGACTGGCAGGACTGGTCCTACTTCCCCCATTGAGCATCCCATGAAGATTCGATTCTCCAGCCCCAAGGAACATCAGCCCACCCAGGAACAGGGCCTCAAGGTGCTCTATGCGCCGGGCAAGCGCGTGGCGTTCAAGCTGCGCTGGTATCTGATCCTGCTGGTGGTGACCAGCCCGCTGCTGTTCCTGGTGGGCCGCGAAATGCTTGGCCTCTGGCTGATCGAGGCGCCCGCGCAACTGCATGTGCCGTCCAGCGAACTGCGCGCCCGAGAGGCGGGGCAGGTGGCGCAGGTGCTGGTCCGGCCCGGGGACAAGGTAGCGGCCGGCCAATTGCTGCTGCGCATGGACAATCCCGAGTGGCGTTCTCGCCTGGCTCTGCTGGCCGATCCGGCGAAGGCGGCACAGGATGAAACCGGGCGGCGCACTCTTGGCGAAAGGGAGCGCGAATCCCTCGTGCGCCTGCTGAACACTGCGCAAAGCCGTCTGCAGCAACTGCGTGGTCTGCTCGCGGCCAACGCGGCAACGCGCGGAGAAGTGCTGCAGGCACAGGACGAGCGCGATCGCCGCCAACGCGACCTCGTGGAGTTCGATCGCCGCGAAGCGCTGCCGGGCGATGACACGCTCGATCGCCAGCGTCGCCTGGAAAGCGACTGGTTGCAGTCACGCCTGCAAGGGTTGGACCTGAAGGCCAGTGACTCGGGCGTCATCAGCGAAGTGCTGGTCGGCGAGGGCGAGAATGTGGGCCCCGGCACCTTGCTGATGCGTCTGCAACGGCTGGGCGAGGCCGAGATCTGGATCTATCTCGATCCGCGCTTTGCCGAGTACGCCTCGCCTGGACAGCCATTCCGGGTGCGCCTGCCGGACGGAACATGGCTGCCGGCGGAAGTGGTACGCATGGTGGAAGACGCAGCTCCGGTACCCGTGGAGCTGCGCGAAGCCTTTAGTGCGCCGAACCGTAACCTGCGCCTGCTGGCGCGGGTAAAGGGCGAGTGGCCGGCGTTCTGGCGTGTCGATCGCCTGGGCCTCAAGGCGCGCTTCCCGCACCGTTGGGACTGGCTGAACCGATGGGCGGTCAAGGAGTGACGCCTGTGGGCGTCAGCCTCGGCTGACGCCGGCCGCCCCTGCAAGCCGTCGACGTCGTCTTTCCTCTCTCTGTATGCCGTAATTTCTCCCGGCCCGGATGTCGGCGAAGGTATTGACAGATAATATTACGAGCATAATATCAATCATCAGATGACGGCTGTAATTTGAAAGGGCCGGGCATTCCAGGCGGCCTTTGGGCCCTGATGACCTTACATGCGGGGCGCATCGCGCCTCTGGAGAAGAACCATGAATGCCAAATCCGAACTGGGCCGCGCACTGATCACCGGCGCTTCCTCGGGCATCGGCGCGACCTACGCACAGCGCCTCGCCGCCCAGGGCTACGACCTGCTGCTGGTGGCGCGCGACCAGCAGCGCCTGGAAGCCCTGGCCGCAAGCCTGGCTGAGCGGCACGGGGTATCGGTGGACGTACTGAGTGCCGACCTGACCCGCAAGGACGAGCGCGCCCGCATCGAGGCCCGACTGGCCGAGGACGCCAGCATCAGCTTGTTGCTGAACAACGCCGGTGTAGCCGTCAATGGCACCCTGCTTGAGACCGACCTGGACCGCCTGGAAAGCATGATCGAGCTGAACGTCACCGCCACCGCGCGCCTGGCCGGTGCCGCCGCAAAGGCTTTCGCCGGGCGTGGCCGCGGCACCATCATCAACGTGGCCTCGGTGCTGGCCCTGGCTCCCGAACTGTTCAACGGCAGCTACAGCGCCACCAAGGCATTCGTACTCAACCTCAGTCTTTCCATGCAGCAGGAACTGGCGCCACAGGGCCTGCGCATTCAAGTCGTGCTGCCGGGCGCCACCCGCACGGAAATCTGGGAGCGCGCCGGCACCGACATTTCGGCCATGCCGGCGGAAATGCTGATGGATGTGAATCACATGGTGGATGCGGCGCTGGCCGGCCTTGCCCAGGGGGAAGTGGTGACTCTGCCGGCGTTGCCCGATGCCGGCGAGTTCGACGCCTTCACCGCGGCCCGGCTGAGAATGGCGCCGAACCTGTCGCGCAATACTCCGGCGCCGCGCTATGGGATCGCCGTGGCGTAAGTGCTTGCCTGAGTGGCGAAAGGCTTGCCCCGGCCATGCGCCGGGGCTTTCTTATGCGTGCGGCAGCCAGGTGCGCCTGGCCGCCGAATGCGCTCACTCCGCCGCGCCGATCTCTCGCTTGAGATGGCGGCGGGTGCTTTCCAGGATGCGGTTGGACAGCTCTTCGTCGGCCACGCTGCGCGACAGCACCAGCGCACCGATCAGGGTGGCGAGGAGGGCGACGCTCTCGTCCTTGGCGTGTTCGCTCGGCAGAGCCTTTTCGATGGACCCCAGGCGCGCCTTGACGATGGCGTCGGTGGTGGCGCTGGCCTGGCCGCGCGCGCCCAGCTCGGCGGAAATGGTCGGCAGCGGGCAGCCCTTGCCTGGCGTGTTGCGATGGCCCGGGGAGAGGTACTGGTCGATGAAGCCGGGCAACGGATCATTCTTCTCGAACTGCTGCTCGACCACCGGGCGCAACTGCTCGGCGGCCTGTTGCAGGGCGATCTCCACCAGTTCGTCCTTGGACTTGAAGTGCGCGTAGAACCCACCGTGGGTCAGGCCCAGGGCCTTCATCAGGGTCTGCAGGCCAGTGGCATCGACACCGTCGCGGCGGAAGCGCTGTGCTGCTTCATTGATGATGCGCTCGCGGGTCTGGGCCTTGTGGTCTTCGGAGTAACGCATGACCGATCTCCTGCGGATCATGGAATGCTGCATGTCATTCTAACGCAGGGTTGATGAGGCAGGTGATTCGCGGCAGGCCTGAAGGATGATCGCAGGCAGAGTCCGCTGCGATGAGCGGCAGCGGACTCTGCGCGATGCACCAGGAGGGCGATGCTGCCTTGCGAAACCGTCCGCAGGGCACGTTCCCGCCGGGCTAGCGGACAGCCTCCAGCAGCGTTGCCACGCCCTGGCCGCCGCCGATGCACTGGGTCGCGATGGCGTAGCGCCCGCCGCTTTCCTTCAGCAGCGCCGCCGCCTTGCCGGTGATCCGCGCGCCGGTGGCGCCCAGCGGGTGGCCGATGGCGATGGCGCCGCCGTGCAGGTTGACCCGGTCGACATCCAGCTCCAGGCCGCGCAGGCAGGCCAGCGCCTGGCTGGCG
The Pseudomonas triclosanedens DNA segment above includes these coding regions:
- a CDS encoding HlyD family secretion protein — its product is MKIRFSSPKEHQPTQEQGLKVLYAPGKRVAFKLRWYLILLVVTSPLLFLVGREMLGLWLIEAPAQLHVPSSELRAREAGQVAQVLVRPGDKVAAGQLLLRMDNPEWRSRLALLADPAKAAQDETGRRTLGERERESLVRLLNTAQSRLQQLRGLLAANAATRGEVLQAQDERDRRQRDLVEFDRREALPGDDTLDRQRRLESDWLQSRLQGLDLKASDSGVISEVLVGEGENVGPGTLLMRLQRLGEAEIWIYLDPRFAEYASPGQPFRVRLPDGTWLPAEVVRMVEDAAPVPVELREAFSAPNRNLRLLARVKGEWPAFWRVDRLGLKARFPHRWDWLNRWAVKE
- a CDS encoding SDR family NAD(P)-dependent oxidoreductase gives rise to the protein MNAKSELGRALITGASSGIGATYAQRLAAQGYDLLLVARDQQRLEALAASLAERHGVSVDVLSADLTRKDERARIEARLAEDASISLLLNNAGVAVNGTLLETDLDRLESMIELNVTATARLAGAAAKAFAGRGRGTIINVASVLALAPELFNGSYSATKAFVLNLSLSMQQELAPQGLRIQVVLPGATRTEIWERAGTDISAMPAEMLMDVNHMVDAALAGLAQGEVVTLPALPDAGEFDAFTAARLRMAPNLSRNTPAPRYGIAVA
- a CDS encoding TetR/AcrR family transcriptional regulator, with the translated sequence MRYSEDHKAQTRERIINEAAQRFRRDGVDATGLQTLMKALGLTHGGFYAHFKSKDELVEIALQQAAEQLRPVVEQQFEKNDPLPGFIDQYLSPGHRNTPGKGCPLPTISAELGARGQASATTDAIVKARLGSIEKALPSEHAKDESVALLATLIGALVLSRSVADEELSNRILESTRRHLKREIGAAE